From one Candidatus Chromulinivorax destructor genomic stretch:
- the dnaX gene encoding DNA polymerase III subunit gamma/tau, whose protein sequence is MDHIELNLTRKWRSKNFQEVVGQPLAIRILQNSLYLKQFFPVYLFSGQRGCGKTSTARIFAAAVNCARLPEFQVDPRKVALPCLQCESCVAMSKSQHPDFIEIDAASHTGVDNVRNIIDSSSFLPLLSHKKIYLIDEAHMLSKAAFNAFLKILEEPPASVIFILATTDMQKILETVKSRCFQIFFDPVEHQVIQDHLEKLCIAENIQFDEQGLSVIARQADGSVRDAINLLEQVRFATKKVSKEAVLSILGHIDESTLLQLFEKILTCNVQDLLQFCSSLEKYEISVEYIWAQLIELVYDAILIKYQVQPRQFTDLSAGHILFIEKSDLGMLTALFEMLCSQEQYLAKTTKKLRFLEMMLLVHISQESPQGTKKKNKSFVSGNEQKHQSDEQVITPENQWQQFISHTKVFDDLVLVTMFHDAKFIEFDATSNLLTVSFLKKFTIFKDRLEQEKKVWHVVLQNVFGHQVQCNFTFEHVSENIKPVAVQDRSVRIESTPPSSSLTPSRSVGNKLDISDTNRWQLANELIQHFDGIITEISGNMYE, encoded by the coding sequence ATGGATCACATAGAACTTAATTTAACTCGCAAATGGCGATCAAAAAACTTTCAAGAAGTTGTTGGTCAACCTTTAGCCATTCGAATTTTACAAAACAGTCTCTATCTTAAACAGTTTTTTCCCGTATATCTTTTTTCTGGTCAACGGGGATGCGGAAAAACATCAACAGCTCGTATTTTTGCAGCAGCAGTGAACTGTGCTCGTCTTCCAGAATTTCAGGTCGATCCGCGTAAAGTAGCATTGCCTTGTTTGCAATGTGAGTCATGCGTTGCAATGAGCAAGTCTCAGCATCCTGATTTTATCGAAATCGATGCTGCATCACACACAGGGGTTGATAACGTACGAAACATTATTGATTCATCATCATTTTTACCATTATTAAGTCACAAAAAAATATATCTTATTGATGAAGCTCACATGTTGAGTAAGGCAGCTTTTAACGCCTTTTTAAAAATTTTAGAAGAGCCGCCAGCATCAGTGATATTTATTTTAGCAACAACGGACATGCAAAAGATTTTAGAAACGGTAAAATCACGATGTTTTCAGATATTTTTTGATCCTGTCGAACATCAAGTTATTCAAGACCATTTAGAAAAATTATGCATAGCAGAAAATATCCAGTTTGATGAGCAGGGTCTTTCGGTCATAGCTCGCCAAGCAGATGGTTCGGTTCGTGATGCGATTAATCTCTTAGAACAAGTACGATTTGCAACAAAGAAAGTTTCTAAAGAAGCAGTTCTATCGATTCTTGGACATATTGATGAGTCAACATTATTGCAGTTGTTTGAAAAAATTCTGACGTGCAATGTGCAAGATTTATTACAGTTTTGTAGTTCGTTAGAAAAATATGAGATTTCGGTTGAGTACATTTGGGCTCAATTAATAGAGTTAGTGTACGATGCAATTTTAATAAAGTATCAGGTGCAACCACGACAATTCACTGATTTGTCAGCAGGGCATATACTGTTTATTGAAAAATCTGATCTTGGAATGTTAACTGCATTATTTGAGATGTTGTGCAGCCAAGAACAGTATCTTGCAAAAACAACCAAGAAATTACGATTCCTTGAAATGATGTTGTTAGTACATATATCACAAGAGAGTCCTCAGGGAACAAAAAAAAAAAATAAATCATTTGTAAGCGGTAACGAACAAAAACATCAATCAGATGAACAAGTTATAACACCAGAAAATCAATGGCAGCAGTTTATCAGTCATACCAAAGTTTTTGATGATCTTGTTTTGGTTACGATGTTTCATGATGCAAAATTTATAGAATTTGATGCAACAAGTAATCTGTTGACCGTCTCATTTTTGAAAAAATTTACGATTTTTAAAGATCGTTTAGAGCAAGAAAAAAAAGTATGGCATGTCGTTTTGCAAAATGTATTTGGGCACCAAGTTCAATGCAATTTTACATTTGAGCATGTCAGTGAAAATATAAAACCGGTTGCAGTGCAAGATCGTAGTGTAAGAATTGAATCAACACCGCCGTCATCATCACTGACACCGTCTCGTTCAGTAGGTAACAAATTAGATATATCCGATACAAATAGATGGCAACTTGCAAATGAGTTGATACAGCATTTTGATGGGATAATTACAGAAATTAGTGGGAACATGTATGAGTAA
- the der gene encoding ribosome biogenesis GTPase Der: protein MSKLANVVLVGRTNVGKSTLFNKITQKQRSIVLDQENVTRDCIMEDAEWNGVAFNLVDTGGISLVKKQDYISQQVYDKVEHMIEEASVLLLVCDVQIGITGEDQRIARKLLKLQNDTRKVFVVVNKVENAETRLRVHEFEQLGFSQVFGVSSHHSQGIGDLLDAVTQVVHAATPNFTRGPLIPRITLVGRPNAGKSSLINCLLEEEFAIVSPVEGTTREALKRKIQFNKSSFELVDTAGIRRQKTVETGLETMMVKNSLQAIRHAHLVLLMMDASEPHLSAQVLKLAEYAFENGSALILLINKLDLFTKEMNERLENSMLEYEFIMKKIEVLKISCLDGKNIGKILPLVETVWERHSTKFPENYLTELFKNALLRAPLYKAGKILTFYKAVQVGAAPMRIELVVRNPEFFGQMQFSFFENVLRKEVNMKSMPIEFKARTKKGPVV from the coding sequence ATGAGTAAGTTAGCAAACGTTGTTTTAGTTGGTAGAACAAACGTTGGTAAATCAACGCTGTTTAACAAAATTACCCAAAAACAACGAAGCATTGTATTAGATCAAGAAAACGTAACTCGTGATTGCATCATGGAAGATGCTGAATGGAATGGCGTAGCATTTAATCTTGTTGATACTGGTGGAATTTCGCTAGTTAAAAAACAAGATTATATCTCTCAACAGGTATACGACAAAGTAGAACATATGATTGAAGAAGCTTCAGTGCTTTTATTGGTCTGCGATGTTCAAATCGGGATTACTGGGGAAGACCAACGTATTGCTCGTAAATTATTAAAATTACAAAACGATACACGTAAAGTATTTGTGGTGGTTAATAAAGTTGAAAACGCAGAAACAAGACTGCGTGTGCATGAATTTGAGCAATTAGGATTTTCTCAAGTTTTTGGCGTATCATCACACCATTCTCAAGGAATTGGGGATCTACTTGATGCGGTAACACAAGTTGTGCATGCTGCAACACCAAATTTTACGCGTGGACCATTAATTCCACGAATCACCTTGGTAGGGCGTCCAAACGCAGGTAAATCATCATTGATTAACTGTTTATTAGAAGAAGAGTTTGCGATTGTTTCTCCAGTAGAAGGGACAACCCGTGAAGCTTTAAAACGTAAAATTCAGTTTAATAAATCATCATTTGAGCTTGTTGATACAGCTGGTATTCGTCGCCAAAAAACGGTAGAAACTGGTTTAGAAACGATGATGGTAAAAAATAGTTTACAAGCTATTCGTCACGCGCATTTAGTTTTATTAATGATGGATGCAAGCGAACCACATCTTTCTGCACAAGTTTTAAAACTTGCAGAATATGCATTTGAAAACGGTTCAGCGCTTATTTTATTAATTAATAAATTAGATTTATTTACCAAAGAAATGAACGAGCGTCTTGAAAACAGTATGCTTGAGTATGAATTTATTATGAAAAAAATTGAAGTGTTAAAAATTTCATGTCTTGATGGTAAAAACATCGGCAAAATTTTACCACTCGTAGAGACGGTGTGGGAACGACACTCAACAAAATTCCCAGAAAATTATTTAACAGAGCTGTTCAAAAATGCATTACTACGTGCTCCATTGTACAAAGCAGGTAAAATATTAACATTTTACAAAGCAGTACAGGTTGGTGCAGCGCCGATGCGTATCGAATTAGTGGTAAGAAACCCTGAATTCTTTGGTCAAATGCAATTTTCATTCTTCGAAAACGTGTTACGTAAAGAAGTCAACATGAAAAGTATGCCGATCGAATTTAAGGCTCGTACCAAAAAAGGACCTGTTGTTTAA
- a CDS encoding HPF/RaiA family ribosome-associated protein, with amino-acid sequence MHIKITYRAMDHSATIEKYVRAEVATFEQLFKREEGKPSVEVILQGHTKENHFTVEFVVKSGAYSASARVEGKDVFATIHDATHNITQQIIKQKGKMLDKEHHRPKMQ; translated from the coding sequence ATGCACATTAAAATTACGTATCGAGCTATGGATCATAGCGCAACCATTGAAAAATATGTACGCGCTGAAGTTGCAACGTTTGAGCAGCTTTTTAAACGAGAAGAAGGTAAACCATCTGTTGAAGTTATTTTGCAGGGTCATACAAAAGAAAATCATTTTACCGTAGAATTTGTGGTGAAAAGTGGTGCTTACAGTGCGTCTGCACGTGTAGAAGGCAAAGATGTTTTTGCAACTATCCATGATGCAACTCATAACATCACGCAACAAATTATCAAGCAAAAAGGTAAAATGCTTGATAAAGAACATCATCGTCCAAAGATGCAATAA
- a CDS encoding protein-disulfide reductase DsbD family protein, whose amino-acid sequence MNDRMQHQYPLYVKQSKKIISFFLLCSTLMLNAVDFSYKVTQLDELNQNIAVTFTLQENEAIFARTLNISVNNPDLQVIGSSTNVPATKKYIPEFKQDKQVYDQDFIVTTRITCTKPQQKVDGSLHISYLSTLENSLKDAIFPLQFDNHIAEDQPIVTTNIVAMPVAQQTKFQEDHSWVGYFQNLVKTTQTPWAQILLALILGLLLSLTPCIYPMIPITIGILHSHGKKSLLSNFLGSMSYACGMATTFACLGLLATVAGSSFGSLLSQPMFVIALVLFIGYMSLTMIGVIDMYIPPFMKGEIKLYKSFGPYMSAFLFGAISGTIASPCVSPGLALLLSIVATMGNNILGFMLLFSFGIGLSFPLIVIGTFSNSLYLLPKSGMWMVEIKKALGFFMLATCFYYLSNILPVAVVYWLFTAFTMFTASFYLAGPGAYSSPTTKNVYNGISIIMIGATMLMAMQSYEKTFYKETINTQKSVAWQADYATALATARENKTLLFVDFWANHCTICKAIDKKVFKNDDFNRATADIITFVKIDATHSNNPDYAMLKEQYKVYAQPTMLLIDPTTETVLEKWTSEPYSMTIELFIAQLKKFVQ is encoded by the coding sequence ATGAATGACCGTATGCAACATCAATATCCACTCTATGTAAAACAATCAAAAAAAATTATAAGCTTTTTTTTGCTCTGCTCAACGCTTATGCTCAATGCTGTTGATTTTTCGTATAAAGTTACGCAACTTGATGAGCTCAACCAAAATATTGCAGTAACCTTTACACTGCAAGAAAATGAAGCAATCTTTGCACGAACGCTCAATATTTCAGTCAATAATCCTGACTTGCAAGTTATAGGCAGTTCTACGAATGTTCCTGCAACAAAAAAATATATCCCTGAATTTAAACAAGACAAACAAGTATACGATCAAGATTTTATCGTAACAACGCGCATTACATGCACAAAACCTCAACAAAAAGTTGATGGTTCATTGCATATTAGCTATCTTTCAACGTTAGAAAATAGCTTAAAAGATGCTATTTTCCCGCTACAATTTGACAATCACATAGCTGAAGATCAACCAATAGTAACGACCAACATCGTTGCAATGCCAGTTGCTCAGCAAACAAAATTTCAAGAAGATCATTCATGGGTTGGCTATTTTCAAAATCTTGTTAAAACAACACAGACGCCATGGGCTCAAATTTTACTGGCACTTATCTTAGGTCTTTTACTCAGCTTAACACCATGCATTTACCCAATGATTCCTATAACAATTGGTATTTTGCACAGCCATGGTAAAAAATCATTGCTGTCTAATTTCTTAGGCTCTATGAGCTATGCATGTGGTATGGCAACAACCTTTGCATGCCTTGGACTCCTTGCGACCGTTGCAGGAAGCTCATTTGGATCATTATTATCTCAACCAATGTTTGTAATTGCACTCGTGCTGTTTATTGGCTACATGTCACTGACGATGATTGGTGTGATAGATATGTACATTCCGCCATTCATGAAAGGCGAAATCAAACTCTACAAAAGCTTTGGTCCGTACATGTCAGCATTTTTATTTGGTGCGATTAGTGGAACCATTGCAAGCCCATGCGTATCACCTGGGTTAGCTTTGCTTTTAAGTATCGTTGCAACGATGGGTAATAACATTTTAGGATTTATGCTGTTATTTTCATTTGGTATTGGCTTAAGCTTCCCACTTATTGTTATTGGAACATTTTCAAACTCACTGTACTTGTTACCAAAATCTGGTATGTGGATGGTCGAGATTAAAAAAGCACTTGGCTTTTTTATGCTTGCAACCTGTTTTTACTACCTTTCAAATATTTTACCAGTTGCTGTTGTGTACTGGTTGTTCACTGCATTTACCATGTTTACTGCATCATTTTATCTTGCAGGTCCTGGTGCGTACAGTAGCCCTACCACAAAAAATGTGTACAACGGAATCAGCATTATCATGATTGGTGCAACCATGTTAATGGCAATGCAATCGTACGAAAAGACTTTTTACAAAGAGACGATCAATACGCAAAAATCAGTTGCATGGCAAGCTGATTATGCAACTGCTCTTGCAACCGCTCGAGAAAATAAAACATTATTATTTGTTGATTTCTGGGCAAACCATTGCACAATCTGCAAAGCAATTGATAAAAAAGTATTTAAAAATGATGATTTTAATCGCGCAACTGCAGACATTATTACCTTTGTAAAAATTGATGCAACGCATAGTAATAACCCTGACTACGCAATGCTCAAAGAACAGTATAAAGTCTACGCGCAGCCAACGATGCTTTTAATTGATCCAACGACTGAAACGGTGCTTGAAAAATGGACCAGCGAACCGTATAGCATGACGATTGAACTTTTTATTGCGCAACTTAAAAAGTTCGTTCAATAA
- a CDS encoding CCA tRNA nucleotidyltransferase — protein sequence MKILNAIQLSVSKIVKKQRFVKNIFAAIHEHGGKVLLVGGAVRDLLLEKTSQDLDFEVYGIPLEKLQEILELHGPVSFVGKSFGVLRLHGLDVDWSLPRKDSSGRHPVVAYDPYMSYEQAFIRRDLTINAMGIDMQTYELIDLYGGLHDLQHKILRAPDLEFFVQDPLRLLRVMQFVGRFEMLVAQDLSDACKQVDVSKVSQERIEQEFSKLFLQAAHPSLGLQWLVAIDRFHHFFPGIKLTEELTAMIDQAAQQQHNCDQKKLACIWAVIAGSLPLYTQRSEIHLVQATYADKQPVMQFMKKLTGHQKLVSMIADLVWYAPMLSTDLTDAQLKWLAVWLSPDTSLRLLVQYARLQQGDTDNIALVKNRIEHLGILDRPVQPLLTGKDLLDIAQGPALGKLVKKAYQLQIDQGIVDRFVLKNLVHTT from the coding sequence ATGAAAATTCTTAATGCAATTCAACTTAGTGTATCCAAGATAGTAAAAAAGCAAAGGTTCGTAAAAAATATTTTTGCAGCAATCCATGAACATGGAGGTAAAGTTCTTTTAGTTGGGGGAGCTGTTCGTGATCTTTTATTAGAAAAAACATCTCAAGATCTTGATTTTGAAGTGTATGGAATTCCCCTAGAAAAATTACAAGAAATCTTAGAATTACATGGCCCGGTCAGCTTTGTTGGCAAATCGTTTGGAGTGTTACGTTTACATGGCCTTGATGTTGATTGGTCACTGCCACGAAAAGACAGCTCCGGTCGCCATCCCGTCGTTGCTTACGATCCGTACATGAGCTATGAGCAAGCTTTTATTCGTCGAGACCTGACAATCAATGCCATGGGAATAGACATGCAGACGTATGAACTCATTGATTTGTATGGTGGTTTACATGATCTGCAGCATAAAATTTTACGAGCGCCTGACCTAGAATTTTTTGTACAAGATCCATTACGATTATTGCGCGTCATGCAGTTTGTGGGTAGGTTTGAGATGTTAGTTGCTCAAGACTTATCAGATGCGTGCAAACAGGTCGACGTCAGCAAAGTGTCACAAGAGCGCATCGAACAAGAATTTTCGAAGCTTTTTTTGCAAGCAGCACATCCATCACTTGGCTTACAGTGGCTTGTAGCAATAGATCGATTCCATCACTTTTTCCCGGGAATTAAGCTGACTGAAGAATTAACTGCAATGATCGATCAAGCTGCACAACAACAGCATAATTGTGATCAAAAAAAATTAGCCTGCATCTGGGCTGTTATCGCAGGCTCTTTGCCACTGTATACTCAGCGTTCTGAAATACATCTGGTACAAGCAACTTATGCTGATAAACAACCCGTCATGCAGTTCATGAAAAAATTAACTGGGCACCAAAAACTAGTCAGCATGATTGCAGACCTTGTCTGGTATGCACCTATGTTATCAACTGATCTGACTGATGCGCAACTCAAGTGGCTTGCAGTCTGGTTGAGCCCAGATACCTCTTTGCGGCTGCTCGTGCAGTATGCAAGATTGCAACAAGGTGATACTGACAACATAGCTCTTGTAAAAAATCGAATTGAGCACTTAGGAATTTTAGATAGGCCAGTGCAACCGTTACTGACTGGCAAAGATTTGCTTGATATTGCACAAGGTCCTGCGCTGGGAAAGCTTGTTAAAAAAGCATACCAACTGCAGATCGATCAAGGTATCGTTGATCGATTTGTTCTCAAAAATTTGGTTCACACAACATAG
- a CDS encoding ankyrin repeat domain-containing protein, with product MKKIILLTLLCLGFMNISYGQNDLMQAAYRGDIHAMKIAIQDGIDIDAQDEDGNTALMHAVDGQDLDAVRMLLAYGANLEIRNNCGSTPLSFAVARNDFYIAYTLIQYGANEHLRIMDKITLVSLTIFFNYIEMKELLIESGCLPRDNNRNSVMELMIMFAHESNDDDEEIKAIKIFITSGININYQDQNGQTLLMQAALHDTIELMQLYINHGADLNLQNNDGQTALIIASLQNNVEMIQLLLAAGADKNISDACGLTALAYAQQSGNTNLIELLEDPASKAWYEFWI from the coding sequence ATGAAAAAAATAATACTGTTAACTCTACTGTGTCTTGGTTTTATGAATATTTCGTACGGGCAAAATGACCTCATGCAAGCGGCATACCGCGGTGATATTCATGCAATGAAGATTGCTATACAAGATGGTATCGATATCGATGCTCAAGATGAAGATGGAAACACAGCTTTGATGCATGCTGTCGATGGTCAAGATCTTGATGCCGTACGCATGTTGCTTGCATATGGTGCAAATCTTGAGATTAGAAATAATTGTGGGTCAACACCTTTAAGCTTTGCTGTGGCTAGGAACGATTTTTATATTGCATATACACTCATTCAATATGGCGCAAATGAACATCTTCGCATCATGGATAAGATAACACTTGTATCGCTAACAATTTTTTTTAATTATATCGAAATGAAAGAACTGCTTATCGAATCGGGCTGTCTACCAAGGGATAATAACCGAAACAGCGTGATGGAGCTCATGATAATGTTTGCTCATGAGAGTAATGACGATGATGAAGAAATAAAAGCTATTAAAATATTCATTACTTCAGGTATCAATATTAATTACCAAGATCAAAATGGTCAGACGCTTCTCATGCAAGCAGCTCTGCATGATACAATTGAACTCATGCAACTGTATATTAATCATGGCGCTGATCTTAATCTACAAAATAATGATGGCCAAACAGCGTTAATCATCGCATCGCTACAAAATAATGTTGAGATGATTCAGTTACTTCTTGCTGCAGGCGCAGATAAAAATATCAGCGATGCTTGCGGGCTGACGGCTTTGGCATACGCTCAACAGTCAGGAAATACCAACCTCATAGAACTGCTTGAAGATCCTGCATCAAAAGCCTGGTACGAATTCTGGATTTAG
- a CDS encoding ankyrin repeat domain-containing protein: protein MQTSNNINQSCKPFSSMKKIVTLLMLCSFFTVMPAQNDFIQAAYANNLGAMQDLLEYNSSITIDTTDLDQSTALMIASYYGYVPMVEYLLKQGADVNARNNMGLTALQYAVLYEIHGLQEMMDAPLFDEQGVSKYKKIWKAQDDKQEIIDMLVSHKARFDQQQYDDGTALVTFARLGYEHKIASLLIHGANINAQEPRFKKTALMAAIENNQDKIVRRLLQLGANVNVQSGGEETALMLAIYQNNIEIVKLLLHYGAHLDLESNSGYTALMYTTDADKVEIAQLLIEHGAHINAQNHKGETPLIMAARYNAPKIMKLLIEHGADVNICSNTWTALMCLASNNDVEFMKIVLDHGAKINCISKDGLTALMYAAHYGCIQAVCFLLEKGANKNIRFAGDCTACRIASFRGHKDIVELLENNSSKPWYKFWK, encoded by the coding sequence ATGCAAACATCAAACAATATAAATCAATCATGCAAACCTTTTTCTTCTATGAAAAAAATAGTCACCTTGCTCATGCTTTGTAGCTTTTTTACCGTAATGCCAGCTCAAAATGATTTTATACAAGCAGCATATGCTAATAATTTGGGAGCGATGCAAGATCTGCTTGAATACAATAGTTCTATTACTATTGATACAACAGACCTTGATCAATCGACAGCTTTAATGATAGCATCATACTATGGATATGTTCCTATGGTAGAATATTTACTCAAGCAAGGGGCAGATGTTAACGCTCGAAACAACATGGGCTTAACAGCTTTACAATATGCAGTGCTATATGAAATTCATGGATTACAAGAAATGATGGATGCTCCATTATTTGACGAGCAAGGCGTGAGCAAATATAAAAAAATATGGAAAGCTCAAGATGATAAACAGGAAATAATTGACATGCTCGTTAGTCATAAAGCAAGGTTCGATCAACAGCAATATGACGACGGAACTGCATTGGTAACATTTGCTCGGTTAGGTTATGAACACAAAATAGCATCATTATTAATTCATGGTGCTAACATCAATGCTCAAGAACCACGCTTCAAAAAAACAGCTTTAATGGCTGCAATTGAAAATAATCAGGATAAAATAGTACGTCGGTTACTACAATTAGGCGCAAACGTTAATGTGCAATCTGGCGGTGAAGAAACAGCCCTCATGCTTGCAATCTATCAAAACAACATTGAGATAGTCAAACTTCTTCTACACTATGGTGCTCATCTTGATTTAGAAAGTAATTCAGGATATACAGCTTTAATGTACACAACCGATGCAGACAAAGTTGAAATTGCTCAACTGCTTATTGAGCATGGCGCACATATAAATGCACAAAATCATAAAGGAGAAACTCCTTTAATTATGGCAGCTAGGTATAATGCACCTAAAATTATGAAACTTTTAATTGAACATGGCGCAGATGTTAATATTTGTAGTAATACGTGGACTGCATTAATGTGTTTAGCTTCAAATAATGACGTTGAATTCATGAAAATAGTACTTGATCATGGTGCTAAAATTAATTGTATAAGCAAAGATGGCTTAACAGCTTTAATGTATGCAGCTCATTATGGATGCATACAAGCTGTTTGCTTTCTTCTTGAAAAAGGCGCTAACAAAAACATTCGTTTTGCTGGAGACTGCACAGCTTGTAGGATTGCTTCATTTAGAGGCCATAAAGATATCGTAGAATTATTAGAAAATAATAGTTCAAAACCTTGGTATAAATTTTGGAAATAG